GACGAACCAGCCTGGCCAGCGCGGCTGCTACCCAGTTAAGTATGCTGGGCAGGCCCGTAACCCTGATACAAGCCGACCTGGTCAACAACATCGAGTTTCAGCTGGGTTTTTCTGAAAGTAGCCCGCGAGGCCTGGGTCATGTGCTTCTGCAAGGCGATTCACTGGACAGCGTACTCAAACCAATCAGCACCGGTTTTCAATTGCTGCCCTTCGGGCGAATCACAGTGGCCCAACAGCTGGGCATTGACCGGATACTGATGGAGCAGCCAGACCGCTTAGTCAAGCTTTTGCAGCAAGACCAGTTCAGCGATAACTCGGTGGTCATTGTGGACCTGCCTCGCTGGCCAAGCCCTTGGTGCCATGCGGTGATGGCCTTG
The nucleotide sequence above comes from Limnobacter thiooxidans. Encoded proteins:
- the bcsQ gene encoding cellulose biosynthesis protein BcsQ produces the protein MIIIALVSPTGGAGRTSLASAAATQLSMLGRPVTLIQADLVNNIEFQLGFSESSPRGLGHVLLQGDSLDSVLKPISTGFQLLPFGRITVAQQLGIDRILMEQPDRLVKLLQQDQFSDNSVVIVDLPRWPSPWCHAVMALSDLNLVTLIPDSGAILGIDGLLPHLLESRGASYFLMNRFDSSKVLHLDLWTLCKMKLSHRLLPFYLHEDQALAESIAAGTPLAEYAPRSQLVDDQQKLCNWIDSEIG